GCTTTGGGCCGACCAATCCTGGAGCGTCGCCAAATCGGCCGCCGGATCGCGAACAAAGGCTTGCTTGGCCTCCCATCCGTCCGCCCGCAAAAAGCCAAGCAGCGCCTTCTCCGCCTCGGCGCTGGCTTGCAGTCGCTCCTCCGCAGCCACATCAGGCCCCACGCGGGAGTTGCTTTTTTGCCGGCTGACTGTCAAAAGAGTCAGCAGGGAGACTCCCATGAACACCCCGACCAGAGCCAGGATCAGACGTGGGATTTTGCCGCTGGACTGGGGGGTCGTTTCCCAGGAGGTGAGATCATCGCTTCGGGCTTGGCCCACCCGCCAACGGGCTCCCAAGAACTTCAGTTTCCCCTGCTGGATCGCACGCTGGATGCGGGCCTCGAAGACTTCCGGCACGGGAAAGCGAAGCAGCCCTTTGCTCCGGGAAGCGGTCTTTTCAGTCCGGCTCCGTTCTTTGCTGAGGAGGCCAGACAATTCCTCCTGATAGCTTTCCAGGGAGCTTCGGCACTCTTGGATTCTCTTCCTGAGGGTGTCTGGGGCGACCGCTGGCCGCCCGCCGGCCTGCCCTGCGATTTGCGACAGGGTGACCTGCAAAAGAAAAATCTCCCTCAGGAGGGCTTCTCTGCTTTTCCAAAAGCGCCGCCAAGGAGAGCTATTCTGCTTGGCGGTCTTCGGGGAGCGGGGAGACAACATACTGAAGGGAGAGGTTTGGCGGAAAGAAGTTGCCCCGTCACCCCCGGCACCGCAGGCTGAGAGATGGCAAAAGAGAGCGAAGAATCCCTGCCCCCTCTGAAAAGTCTGCTTCCAGAGAACAAAGGCAAATCATTCGTTCCCCAACCCCGCAAGATAAAAAAACCACCCGAGCCAGGGCCAGGGCTGGCGGACGAACTACGCGGTCTCCTGAAAACCCTGGAAGACGTTCTGCCTGCGATAGAGGCTCAGGAAAAAGAACTCTTCGCTTCCCCAGCAGACTCACCAGGAAGGCCCAAGAAGAAGCAAGCCTTCCAGGTGAAAAAGAACGCGACGCCTCCGGTCGGCGAAAGCAAAGAATCACCTGGCGAAGCGACCTGATACCAAGCTCCAGAATTGGCTGGAAGAATGGAGGGAAGGTGTTGTGGGGAAGAGGCGCTGAAGCGCGGGGAAGGGAGAGCCGGTGTCTTTCGAGCCAGCCCTGCGTTGCTCCTCGGTTACGGTGCCTGCACCGCGCCCTCGTCGCGCCTTGGTCTGGCCCGAAATCCACTCGGCCATTCTACCAGCCAATTCTGCAGCTTGGTATAATCCGGCGGTTTGCCCCTAATCGATCAAAGGCGCGCTTTCCTCTTCAGCCTGGGTCGTGACCAACGGATCTCCTTTGAGGATTCGGACGAAAACAATGTCCTCGATTCGAAAGACCAAGTCACCGGTGTAGGTTTCATCCTCGTAAATCACGAAGTTGTCTTCATTGCTCCAGTAGCGAACGTCTCGAAAGAGAATGGGGCCGGAATCGACTTTCCGATCGAGATACTCCTGGTGGAGCTTTCGCGAAATTCTCCCGTAGTAGAAGTAATCGTCGATTTTTCCCCCGGCTTCTGGAACATTAATCTGGGCATAGACCCAAATGGTGTCTTGATCGATCGTCTGCTCGATCTGGGCGACCGCGTCCTCCATGTTGCAGGAGGCGAAGATGAAAGTGGTGAGGACGAGGAAGGCCGGAAAGGGATGTTTCATGAGCGTAGGGGAGAGAGGGGACGGGAGAACGTCTCCCTCAAAAAACGCTCTCTTTCAACTTCTCACTGCGGCTCCCGCATGGTGATTTCCACGCGACGATTGAGAGCCTGTTCCTGCACTCCGCCCGTGGGGCTCGCGATGGGGGAAGACTCCCCGCGTCCGCGGGCCACGATGCGGCGGGGGTTGATTTGCAGCGATTGCACCAGCCAATCCTTGACCGCTTGGGCTCGCTTGCGACTGAGCTCAAGGTTGTAGGGTTCTCCTCCGAAGGTGTCGGTGTGTCCATCAATCAGGAAGAGTGTCTTGGGATTGCGCTCGATGAGCAGGCCCAGCATCATCATGCTGACTTTGGCCGATTCTCGGAGTTCCCATTCGTTGTAACCGAAAAGGAGGTCGGTCGGCATCAAGATCGGCTTGCCGCGATCGGCGCCCGCTTCGCCGTTCAAGAGGTCCCCGAGGTTGGTGTAACCCTGGAGGGCAGAGGCATTGCTGCCGGAGCCTTGCTTGGCGAGATTTTCCAGATACTCATCCGGATTGGTTCCGGTGGGTAGGCTATCGAGGAGCATTTGTTGATCGCTCGCTTGCGGCTTGAGGGCGGCGGCCGCGTCTTCCAGTTGCCGATCCAACTCCTGCTGCGCTTGCTCGGACATCTCGCTCATGGCGTCGGCGAAACTTTCGGTCGAAGCGGTGACGGAGGGGGAGTCGAGAAAGTTTTCCGGTTGGCTGACCTCAGGGCTGAGGACGGTTTCTCTCTCCGGCAGGATTTGCTGAATATCAATCAGGTCCAATTCTTCGACCTCGGTCACGATTTCCTCGGCCCCCAGGCTAGCGGCGGTTTGTGTCTCTTGTTCACTTTCCTGCCGGCTCATCCCGGAGGCGTCGATCGTGGGCTGGGTCGTGAAGGCCGGCGAGAGCTGATAAATCTGGTATTTCATTCCCACGGGCACTTGAAGGATGTTGAACCAGACCCAGAGCCCGAAATGAATGGCAGCCGCCAAAAGGATGGCCAAAAAGACATAGCCCACGAAGCGACTCCGATTCCGGAAGGTCCGGTAGCGGGTCCGTTTCATGTTTTTCCAGGAATAGTCGGTCGCTTCCATGGGGTCTTTGAGACGAGAATACCGGGTCCTTCATTCGCTGGCAAGCCGGGGATTCCTAGCCGCGAAGGCGTCTCCTCCGGTTCCCGCTTGTCAAAAAAGACCTCTGCGCTTTCTTGCGGCCCCTTTTTTCCACCCTGATTTCATGGCTTCCAAAGATCACACCGACCCCGTCCGCATGGAAAAAATCGTTTCGCTGTGCAAGCGACGCGGCTTCATTTTCCAGTCGGCGGAGCTTTACGGAGGGCTGAACGGGTGCTGGGATTATGGCCCGCTCGGGGCCGAGCTGAAGCGCAATCTCAAGGACTACTGGTGGCGTCGGCACGTCCAGAGTCGCGAGGATGTGGTGGGCATGGATGGCTCGATTTTGACGCATCAGGAAGTCCTCCAGGCAAGCGGGCACGTGGGCGGTTTCTCCGATCCGATGTGCGATGACTTGCTGACGGGCGAGCGGCTCCGAGCCGACCAAATCGAGCCCCAGGATGGGGTGGTGGTGCACTTCGATGGGTTTGAAATAGGAGAAGAGGTCCATCCCAAGTCCAAGCCCTTCAGTGTGCTGGTGCCGAACGATTCAGGGAAGTCTCTCAAAAAGGCCACCCGGATCGCGTCGGAGTATTATTCCAAGCTCCTGCACGGAGGAAAGCGCATGGCTCCGGAATCACTCGATCCACCCATTTCGCCCGTGAGGGGTGAGGTGAAAGCGGTTGCAGGCACCACCGCTTACAACCCCAGCAGCGGAGTGCCGGTGACCGAAGCGCGGGAGTTCAATCTCATGTTCCAAACGACCATGGGGGCCTCCGCCGAGGACAACGATCCCAGCGCCATCGCTTACCTCCGACCCGAAACGGCCCAGTCCATTTTCTGCCAATACAAAAACATCCTCGATTCCAATCGGGTGAAGCTGCCTTTTGGGATTGCTCAAATCGGCAAGTCGTTTCGCAATGAGATCAATCCGCGCAACTACACCTTCCGTTCCCGCGAGTTCGAGCAGATGGAAATCGAGTATTTTTGTCGCCCCGAAGACGGCATGCGCCTGACGGACGAGTGGTTAGAAGAACGCCTCGAGTTCTATCAGGAGATCGGGATCCCGCGCGAGAAGCTTCACCTTTTGGATGTTCCCGATGGCGAGCGCGCTTTCTACTCGAAGAAGACCTACGATATCGAGTACGAATTTCCCTTCGGCATCCAAGAGTTGGAAGGGGTGGCCTATCGCACGGACTACGACCTCGGGGTTCACCAAAAGGCTTCCGGCAAGCCCTTGGAATACTTCGATGAGGAGACGAAGGAAAAGTTTGTTCCCCACGTGGTGGAACCGTCCGCTGGTTGTGACCGAACGGTCTTGGCCCTGATTTGCGAGGCCTTCGATGAGGAGGAAGTGACCAACGACAAGGGCAAGACCGAAGTGCGCACGGTGCTGCGATTCTCTCCCAAGATGGCCCCGATCAAGGCAGCGATTTTCCCGCTTCTGAAGAAGAACCCAGAGCAAGTCCGCCTGGCCCGCCAAATTCAGGAAACGCTGCGCCATCGGATGAATGTCTTCTATGACGAGAGCGGAGCGGTCGGCCGGCGCTATCGTCGGCAGGATGAGATTGGCACGCCTTTTTGCATCACGGTCGATTTCGAAACGCTAGGCGAAAACGACGCCGCCCTCAAAAACACCGTCACGGTGCGCCATCGCGATTCCATGGAGCAGGAGCGCGTCCCCGTGGAAGAGCTGGCGGCTTGGCTGCTGGCGAAGTGGTGAAATGCCTGGTCCTGGCCGCCGGCAAGCCGGCTTTGGCCTACGCCAAGGCGGGGATCGCGGAATACCTCAAGCGCCTATCCCGCTACGGAGGGGTCGATCTCGTTTATGTCAAAGACGGGGCGGCGGAGGCGGTTTCAGCCCGGCTCTTAGAGAAGTCCAAAGGCTGCC
This region of Verrucomicrobiota bacterium genomic DNA includes:
- a CDS encoding OmpA family protein; translation: MEATDYSWKNMKRTRYRTFRNRSRFVGYVFLAILLAAAIHFGLWVWFNILQVPVGMKYQIYQLSPAFTTQPTIDASGMSRQESEQETQTAASLGAEEIVTEVEELDLIDIQQILPERETVLSPEVSQPENFLDSPSVTASTESFADAMSEMSEQAQQELDRQLEDAAAALKPQASDQQMLLDSLPTGTNPDEYLENLAKQGSGSNASALQGYTNLGDLLNGEAGADRGKPILMPTDLLFGYNEWELRESAKVSMMMLGLLIERNPKTLFLIDGHTDTFGGEPYNLELSRKRAQAVKDWLVQSLQINPRRIVARGRGESSPIASPTGGVQEQALNRRVEITMREPQ
- a CDS encoding glycine--tRNA ligase — encoded protein: MASKDHTDPVRMEKIVSLCKRRGFIFQSAELYGGLNGCWDYGPLGAELKRNLKDYWWRRHVQSREDVVGMDGSILTHQEVLQASGHVGGFSDPMCDDLLTGERLRADQIEPQDGVVVHFDGFEIGEEVHPKSKPFSVLVPNDSGKSLKKATRIASEYYSKLLHGGKRMAPESLDPPISPVRGEVKAVAGTTAYNPSSGVPVTEAREFNLMFQTTMGASAEDNDPSAIAYLRPETAQSIFCQYKNILDSNRVKLPFGIAQIGKSFRNEINPRNYTFRSREFEQMEIEYFCRPEDGMRLTDEWLEERLEFYQEIGIPREKLHLLDVPDGERAFYSKKTYDIEYEFPFGIQELEGVAYRTDYDLGVHQKASGKPLEYFDEETKEKFVPHVVEPSAGCDRTVLALICEAFDEEEVTNDKGKTEVRTVLRFSPKMAPIKAAIFPLLKKNPEQVRLARQIQETLRHRMNVFYDESGAVGRRYRRQDEIGTPFCITVDFETLGENDAALKNTVTVRHRDSMEQERVPVEELAAWLLAKW